One region of Persicobacter psychrovividus genomic DNA includes:
- a CDS encoding transposase: MEQSDDVVTISVDEKTGIQAKQNIKITTAKSGQVKRVDPEYKRNGTTCLIAGMNIMDGEVTKYQLGQTRNEEDFCKFIESIIDKYPNKKIVFVADQLNTHKSESLVKLIADKINYDSDLGKKGRCGILKTMKSRMEFLEDKDHKIRFQYTPKHCSWLNQIENWFGRLQKHVIRNGQFNSVANLERKITNYIEYYNERWKKPIEWCFGGF; encoded by the coding sequence TTGGAGCAATCAGACGACGTTGTGACTATTTCTGTGGATGAAAAGACGGGTATTCAAGCTAAACAAAACATAAAAATAACCACGGCGAAAAGCGGTCAAGTTAAGCGAGTAGACCCAGAATACAAGCGGAACGGAACGACCTGTTTAATCGCAGGCATGAATATAATGGACGGCGAGGTCACCAAATATCAACTTGGACAGACTCGGAATGAGGAGGATTTTTGTAAATTTATAGAGTCGATCATCGATAAATACCCTAACAAAAAAATCGTTTTTGTTGCAGACCAACTTAATACACATAAATCAGAGTCATTAGTCAAGCTCATTGCTGATAAAATAAATTATGACAGTGATTTAGGTAAGAAAGGCCGGTGTGGAATATTAAAGACGATGAAGTCTAGGATGGAATTTTTAGAGGATAAAGACCATAAAATCAGATTTCAATATACTCCAAAACATTGCTCTTGGTTGAACCAAATAGAGAATTGGTTTGGCCGCTTACAGAAGCATGTAATTCGCAATGGGCAATTTAACTCGGTTGCTAATTTGGAAAGAAAAATCACCAACTACATTGAGTATTACAATGAAAGATGGAAGAAGCCAATTGAATGGTGTTTTGGCGGATTTTAA
- a CDS encoding helix-turn-helix domain-containing protein, producing MGRKTSIVIDLTEREKTLLFKIIGSGKTPSNIRRRASFVYLFHQGLSFKEICKTEKADPNTVKRWLNKWEAINELDETQNKIGDAEFIRLIHERLTDSKRSGRKPRLTVEEKIRVQTLSCEDPQDYDVPITEWSHESLSEQAKKMGIEISSSHVGRLLKKRIKSS from the coding sequence ATGGGAAGAAAAACATCTATTGTCATTGATCTGACGGAGCGAGAAAAGACACTACTATTTAAAATTATTGGTAGTGGGAAGACGCCTTCAAATATTCGTCGCCGAGCCTCATTTGTTTACCTTTTTCATCAAGGGTTAAGCTTTAAAGAGATTTGTAAAACTGAAAAAGCAGATCCCAACACAGTGAAAAGATGGCTTAACAAATGGGAGGCAATCAATGAGTTAGATGAAACCCAAAATAAAATAGGAGACGCTGAATTTATCCGACTTATTCATGAACGATTAACTGATTCTAAAAGAAGCGGAAGGAAACCTCGTTTAACTGTCGAAGAAAAAATTCGAGTGCAAACATTGAGTTGTGAAGACCCTCAAGATTATGATGTTCCAATCACTGAATGGTCTCATGAGTCTTTGAGTGAGCAAGCGAAGAAAATGGGAATCGAAATCTCATCAAGTCATGTTGGTCGACTTTTAAAAAAACGAATTAAGTCCTCATAA
- a CDS encoding DUF7674 family protein: MNVIEPKYKYKEIEKVFKKLISGNAELTEHFMKEVDLSDYNQEDNIPYVDIGSISRFVVEKKLDNQTSDFDLLFENIEDVYINVDKDVRNFIVVGLFEGIQNIGGEKIEYHHSFNEWLKTETQKAWNEIIDYWEGTDWRIPTA; encoded by the coding sequence ATGAACGTAATTGAACCAAAATACAAGTATAAAGAAATTGAAAAGGTGTTTAAAAAACTGATTTCAGGAAATGCAGAACTGACTGAACATTTTATGAAAGAAGTTGACCTTTCAGACTATAATCAAGAAGATAATATACCTTATGTAGATATCGGTTCGATTTCCAGATTTGTTGTCGAAAAAAAACTCGATAATCAAACTTCTGATTTTGACCTTCTATTTGAAAACATTGAAGACGTTTATATTAATGTAGACAAAGACGTTAGGAATTTTATTGTTGTTGGATTATTTGAGGGAATTCAAAATATTGGTGGAGAAAAAATTGAATATCATCACTCTTTTAACGAATGGTTAAAGACAGAAACTCAAAAAGCGTGGAATGAAATAATTGACTATTGGGAGGGAACCGATTGGAGAATACCGACAGCGTAA
- a CDS encoding tetratricopeptide repeat protein encodes MTKQIIFIILTFLSINVFGQTAGELNEQSKKLIEQQKFEEAIPILKKSAELGNAEAQYNLGYCYRAGAGIEQNTEKGIEWFAKSAEQGFNDGLYQMMMAYGNGDGVEQDYKKAFEFGLKCAENGDGTCMWNVINCYYSGMGVEKNMEKMLEWATLLGKLENPENLTKSGNITSVRLQLAQMYRDGGELEKDLFKSYQWFLIFNEFKKDFSYIKQQQIVKEIQELEKKLTSDQKANGQKETEKLLGRPLKNMENLYKAEL; translated from the coding sequence ATGACAAAACAAATAATATTTATAATTCTGACTTTTTTAAGCATTAATGTTTTCGGACAAACTGCGGGCGAATTAAATGAACAATCAAAGAAATTAATTGAACAGCAGAAATTTGAAGAGGCAATCCCGATTTTAAAAAAGTCGGCTGAATTAGGAAATGCTGAAGCTCAATATAATTTAGGTTACTGTTATCGTGCTGGAGCTGGCATTGAGCAAAATACTGAAAAGGGGATTGAATGGTTTGCCAAATCTGCTGAACAAGGATTTAACGATGGACTTTATCAAATGATGATGGCTTATGGAAATGGAGACGGAGTTGAACAAGATTATAAAAAAGCTTTTGAATTTGGACTAAAGTGTGCCGAAAACGGAGATGGAACTTGTATGTGGAATGTTATCAACTGCTACTATTCAGGAATGGGAGTTGAAAAGAATATGGAAAAAATGTTGGAATGGGCAACTCTACTTGGCAAACTTGAAAATCCAGAGAATTTGACAAAAAGTGGTAACATAACTTCAGTCAGATTACAACTTGCTCAAATGTACAGAGATGGAGGAGAATTAGAGAAAGACTTGTTTAAAAGTTACCAATGGTTTTTAATATTCAATGAATTCAAAAAAGATTTCTCTTACATTAAACAACAACAGATTGTAAAAGAAATACAAGAATTAGAAAAAAAACTGACTTCTGACCAAAAAGCAAACGGACAAAAAGAAACAGAAAAATTATTAGGCAGGCCATTGAAAAATATGGAAAACCTATACAAAGCTGAATTATAA